One Cardinium endosymbiont cEper1 of Encarsia pergandiella genomic region harbors:
- a CDS encoding SMI1/KNR4 family protein: MGISACNGMIHMNNMDSDEGEEQSSQRKREASTSPQSGVSPKKISTNPSTSTSGDIININVKDIREKFVVALEKKIKDKFNILLPEAYKSFLIEQSESILYGNSLGPFNIFSFVTPKSESDINPMVSQILKYWLSSRNSMLTMERFIEQKSRQKFWCVASQDIDGVYMYYCIDLKDNDKQLPVYKVGNNGTRYPIYKNIVEFVQYCKDQYTSIKNYNDKNNKGSEITENLQDGDVLMHELEKIEFSEGNNTSCLREKYIAKFKERVKNELGIDLPGAYESFLIKQDESILKEEELGPFEIFYFATPKFDKIENDTIDKLLSNQIDTELIVSKMQEFTEESDSQKFWYVGYQNVNDIYNVYYCIDLKDKNNQLPVYKIDTDGTRHLIFKCIEEFSQYCKDEYRNMIKYNENKLRVCK; the protein is encoded by the coding sequence ATGGGAATAAGTGCTTGCAATGGAATGATTCATATGAATAATATGGATAGTGATGAAGGTGAAGAACAATCGTCTCAAAGAAAAAGGGAAGCTAGTACTTCTCCTCAAAGTGGCGTTTCTCCAAAAAAAATAAGCACTAATCCTAGTACTTCAACTTCAGGGGATATTATTAATATAAATGTAAAAGATATAAGGGAAAAGTTTGTAGTTGCTCTTGAAAAGAAAATAAAAGATAAGTTTAATATACTTTTACCTGAAGCATATAAATCATTTTTGATTGAGCAAAGTGAGAGTATTCTATATGGAAATTCATTAGGTCCATTTAACATATTTTCTTTTGTAACTCCTAAAAGCGAATCTGATATAAATCCTATGGTGTCTCAGATATTAAAATATTGGTTGTCATCCAGAAATTCTATGTTGACAATGGAAAGGTTCATAGAGCAAAAAAGCAGACAAAAATTTTGGTGTGTGGCCTCACAGGATATAGACGGTGTATATATGTATTATTGTATAGACTTAAAGGACAATGATAAACAACTTCCCGTTTACAAAGTAGGGAATAATGGAACAAGGTATCCAATATATAAAAATATTGTGGAGTTCGTTCAATATTGTAAAGATCAATATACTAGTATAAAAAATTACAATGATAAAAATAATAAAGGGTCTGAAATAACAGAAAACTTACAAGACGGTGATGTGCTTATGCATGAGTTAGAGAAAATAGAATTTTCAGAAGGTAATAATACGTCATGTCTAAGAGAAAAGTATATCGCTAAATTTAAAGAAAGAGTAAAGAATGAGTTGGGAATAGATCTTCCTGGAGCATATGAATCTTTTTTGATTAAACAAGATGAGAGTATTTTAAAAGAGGAAGAATTAGGACCATTTGAGATCTTTTATTTTGCAACTCCGAAGTTTGATAAAATAGAAAATGATACGATAGATAAACTGTTATCTAATCAAATTGATACGGAATTGATAGTATCAAAGATGCAAGAGTTTACTGAGGAAAGTGATAGCCAAAAATTTTGGTATGTAGGTTATCAGAATGTGAATGACATATATAATGTCTATTATTGTATAGACTTAAAAGATAAAAATAATCAATTACCAGTTTATAAAATAGATACTGATGGTACAAGGCATCTAATTTTTAAGTGCATTGAAGAATTTTCTCAATATTGTAAAGATGAATATAGAAATATGATAAAGTATAATGAAAATAAGCTAAGAGTTTGTAAATAA
- a CDS encoding IS110 family transposase, producing the protein MKYIGIDIAKSSFVAAFPKGKGYTTATYKNDPNGIAIFLSKLDKCLDHCVLEATGNYGCLLVKMLLEADLSVSVINPKQIKHFTKVVNHITKTDKVDAELISLYGSKMEPKPYKMPLASIQALKQQKTLFAQLKKQLTMCYNLLESFSVLPKPDTVSLTMVKQTISYLEEQIVILEQQMLSITQETYQDLYKRISSIKGIGDRTTMELIVSTGGGNHFESAKQFSKYVGLAPIYEHSGSSVRKKGHINRHGNPQLRSLLYIASWSAIRFNKSCKDFYERLKERGKPGKVALIAVANKLIRQVFAIMRDHTFYVDGHLSKLKANP; encoded by the coding sequence ATGAAATACATAGGCATCGATATAGCAAAAAGTAGTTTTGTAGCTGCTTTCCCTAAAGGTAAAGGCTATACTACGGCTACGTATAAGAACGATCCAAATGGCATTGCAATCTTTTTGTCTAAACTTGATAAATGCTTAGATCACTGTGTTTTAGAGGCGACTGGCAACTATGGTTGTTTATTAGTAAAGATGCTTTTAGAAGCTGACCTATCTGTTTCAGTTATTAACCCTAAGCAGATCAAACACTTTACTAAGGTAGTGAACCATATAACGAAAACTGACAAGGTAGATGCGGAACTTATTTCTCTGTATGGATCAAAGATGGAGCCTAAACCCTACAAAATGCCTTTAGCCAGTATACAAGCCTTAAAGCAACAAAAAACACTTTTTGCTCAGTTGAAGAAACAATTGACAATGTGTTATAACTTGCTAGAGTCTTTTAGTGTGTTGCCTAAACCAGACACTGTATCTTTGACTATGGTCAAACAAACTATATCCTATTTGGAAGAACAAATAGTTATATTAGAGCAACAAATGCTTTCTATTACACAGGAAACTTATCAGGATCTCTATAAACGCATTAGCTCTATTAAAGGGATTGGCGATAGAACCACTATGGAACTTATCGTTTCCACTGGTGGAGGTAATCATTTTGAAAGCGCTAAACAGTTCTCTAAATATGTCGGTTTGGCACCTATTTATGAGCATTCAGGCTCATCGGTAAGAAAAAAAGGTCATATTAATCGTCATGGGAACCCGCAATTGCGTTCTTTGCTCTATATAGCTTCTTGGTCAGCTATACGCTTTAATAAGTCCTGTAAAGACTTTTATGAAAGGTTAAAAGAAAGAGGGAAACCTGGTAAAGTGGCTCTTATTGCTGTAGCTAATAAACTTATTAGACAGGTATTTGCTATTATGAGAGACCATACTTTTTATGTAGATGGACATCTATCTAAACTCAAGGCTAACCCTTAG
- a CDS encoding tyrosine-type recombinase/integrase, with protein sequence MTPIGIRQVQKIIKQIXNTAKITQEVSPHVLRHTFATXALQKGISLASVQKILGXDRLMTTAIYLNFTDAHVMEEYATKW encoded by the coding sequence TTGACCCCTATTGGAATAAGGCAAGTACAAAAAATTATTAAACAGATTNCTAACACAGCAAAAATAACACAAGAAGTTAGTCCTCATGTCTTGCGTCATACTTTTGCCACNTTNGCACTNCAAAAAGGNATATCGTTGGCATCNGTACAAAAGATACTTGGACANGATAGACTAATGACCACAGCAATCTATCTCAATTTTACAGATGCACATGTTATGGAGGAATATGCCACTAAGTGGTAA
- a CDS encoding DUF4158 domain-containing protein, translating into MARLSILTNDEINALYKLPILSDEERPYLFDLDDQDRVYIDSIDNIAQKINYILQLGYYRSVSYFFCFTFHQVKEDVHFILQHYFPIASFPRNGLSKHFRYKNRRQICKKYGIKDVNPDFLRELDNEAKRLVKIHMLPKFVLTSLLSFCQHKFFIKPAYSTFQDIVSRALAFEKNRLSNKLYLLSDKSLRAQLDNLLKKDNIIYALTLLKKEQLNFSTTEIKQTINKQKSISTLYESSKQLVKKLGIS; encoded by the coding sequence ATGGCACGGTTATCTATATTAACCAATGATGAAATTAATGCATTATACAAGCTCCCTATTTTAAGTGATGAAGAGAGACCCTACCTGTTTGACCTGGATGATCAAGATAGGGTATATATTGATTCAATAGATAATATCGCTCAGAAAATTAATTACATTTTACAGTTAGGATACTATCGATCAGTCAGTTATTTTTTTTGCTTTACCTTCCATCAAGTTAAAGAAGATGTTCATTTTATATTGCAACACTACTTCCCAATCGCATCATTTCCTAGGAATGGCCTCTCAAAGCACTTTCGTTATAAAAATCGGCGCCAGATATGCAAAAAATATGGTATTAAAGATGTCAATCCCGACTTTTTACGTGAATTAGATAATGAGGCTAAGCGGTTAGTAAAGATTCATATGTTACCTAAATTTGTGTTAACCAGTCTGTTGTCTTTCTGTCAGCATAAATTTTTCATTAAGCCAGCTTATTCCACATTTCAAGATATTGTTTCCCGTGCATTAGCATTCGAAAAAAATCGGCTAAGCAACAAACTCTACTTGTTGTCGGATAAATCGTTACGTGCTCAATTGGATAACTTGCTGAAAAAAGATAATATTATTTACGCCCTTACGTTACTCAAAAAAGAACAGTTGAATTTTAGTACAACGGAGATTAAGCAGACTATTAATAAACAAAAGAGTATTTCTACTTTATATGAATCGTCTAAGCAGTTAGTGAAAAAATTGGGGATTTCATAA
- a CDS encoding Rpn family recombination-promoting nuclease/putative transposase: protein MDKITPKVDLAFKKIFGVEENKDLLIELINATVSPEDQVVDVKLLNPYNPKNFRSDKLSILDIKAISETGKRFNIEIQITDEADYDKRALYYWAKLYTDQLKVSQGYSKLNKAIGIHILNFXSIADNKKYHNVFRITEKESGISYFHDXELHTIELTKFSKDPDENLTSLLKKIKTSLDIWTAFLTRHDLLNKDNLPGPLSIPSLKKALHVLDTLNFTDEERMAYEDHLKWLLIEANTVEKYRQEGEQKGRQEGIRIGEEKGIRIGEEKGIRIGEEKGKLEGKLEIAKAMLKDGFQLDKVILFTGLSKSDIQSII, encoded by the coding sequence ATGGACAAAATTACACCAAAAGTAGATTTAGCCTTTAAAAAAATATTTGGGGTAGAAGAAAATAAAGATTTGCTTATTGAGTTGATCAATGCTACGGTCTCTCCAGAAGATCAGGTAGTAGATGTTAAGTTATTAAATCCTTATAACCCAAAAAATTTTAGAAGCGACAAACTATCTATTTTAGATATTAAAGCGATAAGTGAAACTGGGAAAAGGTTTAATATAGAGATCCAAATCACAGATGAAGCAGATTATGATAAACGCGCTTTATATTATTGGGCTAAGTTATATACAGATCAATTAAAGGTATCTCAAGGTTATTCTAAGTTGAATAAAGCAATAGGAATTCATATCCTTAACTTTATNTCTATAGCAGATAATAAAAAGTATCATAACGTCTTTCGTATTACAGAAAAAGAGAGTGGTATATCTTATTTTCATGATTTNGAATTGCATACAATAGAGTTGACTAAGTTTAGTAAAGATCCAGATGAGAATCTGACCAGTTTATTGAAAAAAATCAAAACATCATTAGATATCTGGACGGCTTTTCTTACGCGTCATGATTTACTGAATAAGGATAACTTACCTGGTCCTTTATCAATCCCCAGCCTCAAAAAGGCCTTACACGTTTTAGATACGTTAAACTTTACCGATGAAGAAAGAATGGCTTATGAGGATCACTTGAAATGGTTACTCATAGAAGCCAATACAGTCGAAAAATATAGACAAGAAGGTGAACAAAAAGGTAGACAAGAGGGTATCCGAATAGGGGAAGAAAAAGGTATCCGAATAGGGGAAGAAAAAGGTATCCGAATAGGGGAAGAAAAGGGTAAGTTAGAGGGTAAGCTGGAAATCGCCAAGGCGATGCTTAAAGATGGATTTCAATTAGATAAAGTAATATTATTTACTGGACTATCTAAGTCTGATATTCAGTCTATTATATAA
- a CDS encoding Tn3 family transposase, giving the protein MPRRQIFSQSERSSLLALPEDELTLTRMVYFSAQDLELINMHRKPCKWTFR; this is encoded by the coding sequence ATGCCCAGGAGACAAATTTTTTCCCAGTCCGAAAGATCATCATTATTAGCTTTACCTGAAGATGAGCTTACCCTAACCCGAATGGTTTATTTCAGTGCACAGGATTTGGAACTTATTAATATGCACCGTAAGCCATGCAAATGGACTTTCCGATAG
- a CDS encoding IS6 family transposase — protein sequence MFTITXRLLPYFKGFCSSPELILLFVYMKCRFSLSYRDLEEMMHXRGAKIDHSTLQRWVIKFIPLIDQEVRKRKRPVGISWRMDETYVKLNGKXIYLYRAVDRYGDTVDFFLSERRDKSEALYFFSKAIKDNNTPSKVVVDKSGSNKAALDALNTELDQDHKIQIFQNKYLNNRVEQDHRFIKKRIKPMLGFKSFHSANITITGIENIRIIQKGQLIGAKKQESTFENFAKLMAA from the coding sequence ATGTTTACTATTACCNTCAGATTATTGCCCTATTTTAAAGGATTTTGTTCTTCACCNGAGTTAATCTTGTTATTTGTCTACATGAAATGTCGTTTTTCTTTAAGCTATAGAGATCTAGAAGAAATGATGCATANAAGAGGTGCAAAGATTGATCACTCTACCTTACAAAGGTGGGTCATTAAGTTCATTCCACTCATAGATCAAGAAGTAAGAAAAAGAAAACGCCCAGTTGGTATTAGCTGGAGAATGGATGAAACTTACGTGAAACTAAATGGTAAGTGNATTTATTTATATAGAGCAGTAGATCGTTATGGAGATACAGTTGATTTTTTTCTAAGTGAACGTAGAGATAAGTCTGAAGCTCTTTATTTTTTTAGTAAGGCTATCAAAGATAATAACACTCCATCCAAAGTGGTAGTTGACAAAAGCGGTAGTAATAAAGCTGCACTTGATGCATTAAATACAGAACTAGATCAAGATCACAAGATTCAAATATTTCAAAACAAATACTTAAATAATAGAGTCGAACAAGATCATAGGTTTATCAAAAAACGGATAAAACCTATGTTGGGATTTAAGAGTTTCCATTCGGCTAACATTACCATCACAGGAATAGAAAACATTAGAATCATTCAAAAAGGACAATTAATAGGAGCTAAAAAACAAGAATCTACTTTTGAGAACTTTGCCAAACTTATGGCCGCATAA
- a CDS encoding recombinase family protein, which yields MLKDNRCKILAYLRASTDKQDVTHQKYEILEYARGNDLRVDQYIEVTISSTKNSKQRRIDELTKKLSPHDTLIVTELSRLGRSTTEVVDLVNTLINQQVRIIIIKQHLDFNRHDLNSKVIVTLFSLFGELERDFISLRTKEALASKKAKGTLQKSQFDVDREKIIELLTLGVSVRKIANLLKYKNHISLNTYINKRKLFDTKL from the coding sequence ATGTTAAAAGATAACAGATGCAAAATTTTAGCTTATTTAAGGGCTTCAACAGATAAACAAGATGTGACGCACCAAAAGTATGAAATACTGGAATATGCACGGGGGAATGATCTCAGAGTTGATCAATATATTGAAGTGACTATATCATCGACAAAAAATAGTAAACAAAGAAGAATTGATGAATTAACTAAAAAATTATCCCCTCATGATACATTAATCGTTACTGAACTAAGCCGGTTAGGGAGAAGTACAACCGAAGTGGTTGATCTGGTTAATACCTTAATCAACCAACAAGTACGAATTATCATTATAAAGCAGCATCTAGATTTTAATAGACATGACCTGAATTCAAAAGTGATTGTTACCTTATTTTCATTGTTTGGGGAGCTTGAACGAGATTTTATCAGCTTAAGAACAAAAGAAGCATTAGCCTCAAAAAAAGCAAAAGGAACACTGCAAAAAAGTCAGTTTGATGTGGATCGAGAGAAAATTATCGAATTACTTACTTTGGGTGTGTCCGTTAGAAAAATAGCTAATTTGTTGAAGTATAAAAACCATATCTCACTAAACACATATATTAACAAACGAAAATTATTTGATACAAAATTATGA
- a CDS encoding recombinase family protein — translation MFIRAYLRASTKDQSADRAKDIMDQFVHERGYKIASYYRENISGTKLERPELARLLTDSHPNDILLIEQMDRLTRLTNSDWETLKKKIQQHQLRIVSLDIPTSWQALDKQQPEKNDPVTRAVISSINNMIIDLMATMSYKDWISRLNRQKQGIKKAHEQGKYKGKKADHERHKKVIYYRHVKKLSIQETAYATGYSKAQICRIQRLNILNNLTDEQKNF, via the coding sequence ATGTTCATAAGAGCTTATTTGAGAGCATCAACAAAAGATCAGTCTGCTGATCGAGCAAAAGATATAATGGATCAGTTTGTGCACGAAAGAGGATATAAAATCGCCAGTTACTATCGTGAAAATATTAGTGGAACAAAACTGGAAAGACCAGAATTAGCACGGTTATTAACCGATAGTCATCCAAATGATATCTTACTGATAGAGCAAATGGACCGATTAACCAGGTTAACAAACAGTGACTGGGAAACACTAAAAAAAAAGATTCAACAACATCAACTCAGAATTGTTAGTCTGGATATACCTACCTCTTGGCAAGCGTTAGATAAACAACAACCAGAAAAAAATGATCCAGTAACACGGGCCGTAATTTCCTCTATCAATAATATGATTATTGATCTAATGGCCACAATGTCTTATAAAGATTGGATAAGCCGTCTAAATAGGCAAAAACAAGGAATAAAAAAAGCACATGAACAGGGTAAATATAAAGGAAAGAAGGCTGATCATGAGAGACACAAGAAAGTTATATACTATAGACATGTCAAAAAACTAAGTATACAGGAAACTGCATATGCTACCGGGTACAGCAAGGCACAGATATGTCGTATTCAACGGTTGAATATACTAAATAATTTAACAGATGAGCAAAAAAACTTTTAA